One genomic segment of Cellulophaga sp. HaHaR_3_176 includes these proteins:
- the obgE gene encoding GTPase ObgE — protein MTEGNFVDYVKVNLESGNGGKGSVHLHREKFITKGGPDGGDGGRGGHIIVRGSKDLWTLLTFKFKRSFRAGHGAHGAKSRSTGSDGEDVYLDVPLGTVIKDADTEEVIMEITEAGEEKVLLPGGLGGRGNWHFKTSTNQTPRYAQPGIPGGELAVILELKLLADVGLVGFPNAGKSTLLSVLTTARPKIADYEFTTLKPNLGIVKYREFQSFVMADIPGIIEGAAEGKGLGYYFLRHIERNSTLLFLVPADSKDIKKEYEILLDELRRYNPEMLDKERLVVISKSDMLDDELKEEMAKELDVEFEGTPYHFISSVVQTGLIELKDKLWRMLND, from the coding sequence ATGACGGAGGGAAATTTTGTAGATTACGTAAAAGTAAATTTGGAATCTGGTAACGGAGGAAAAGGTTCTGTGCATTTGCACCGTGAAAAGTTTATTACTAAAGGTGGTCCTGATGGTGGTGATGGTGGTCGTGGAGGTCATATTATAGTTCGTGGTAGTAAAGATTTATGGACACTGTTAACTTTTAAATTCAAGCGTAGCTTTAGAGCAGGGCATGGAGCACATGGTGCAAAAAGTAGAAGTACAGGGTCTGATGGTGAAGATGTGTATTTAGATGTGCCATTAGGTACTGTAATTAAAGATGCAGATACCGAAGAAGTAATTATGGAAATTACGGAAGCGGGAGAAGAGAAAGTTCTTTTGCCAGGTGGTTTAGGTGGTCGAGGAAACTGGCACTTTAAAACATCAACTAATCAAACACCAAGATATGCTCAGCCTGGAATACCAGGAGGAGAGTTAGCCGTAATTTTAGAGCTTAAGCTATTGGCAGATGTTGGTTTGGTTGGTTTCCCTAATGCAGGTAAATCTACTTTACTGTCAGTTTTAACGACAGCAAGACCTAAAATAGCAGATTACGAGTTTACGACGCTGAAGCCTAATTTAGGAATTGTAAAGTATCGTGAGTTTCAGAGTTTTGTTATGGCTGATATTCCTGGAATTATAGAAGGAGCAGCAGAAGGTAAAGGGTTAGGATATTATTTTTTAAGACATATAGAGCGTAACTCAACGCTATTATTTTTGGTACCTGCAGATAGTAAAGATATTAAAAAAGAATACGAAATTCTTTTAGATGAATTACGTAGGTATAACCCAGAAATGTTAGACAAAGAACGTTTAGTAGTTATTTCTAAAAGTGACATGTTAGATGATGAGCTTAAAGAAGAAATGGCTAAAGAGCTTGATGTAGAGTTTGAAGGAACGCCGTATCATTTTATTTCTTCTGTTGTGCAAACCGGACTTATTGAGCTAAAAGATAAACTTTGGAGAATGTTAAACGATTAA
- a CDS encoding adenylate kinase → MIKLHDKHFRPFLSQEEVKVAVQKVADAIAADYKDETPIFIGVLNGSFMFVSDLLKAYEHPCEVSFVKLSSYSGLTSTGIVETLLEVPSESIKGRSVIIIEDIIDTGRTLKELVHLFSKTNVREFKIATLFHKPSVYNGEYNIDYVGMEIPDKFIVGYGLDYNELGRNLKEVYQLNQNTMINLVIFGKPGAGKGTQAEFLKSEYNLKHISTGDVFRYNIKNGTELGILAKSYIDKGDLVPDEVTIKMLEDEVEKNADASGFIFDGFPRTTAQAEALDAFLDSKDMQVNATVALEANDEILIQRLLERGKVSGRSDDQDEAKIRNRFEEYNEKTAPLKSYYEGKNKFYSVNGIGEIAEITNRLKAVIDKL, encoded by the coding sequence GTGATAAAGCTACACGATAAGCATTTTAGACCATTCCTTAGCCAAGAAGAAGTTAAGGTAGCTGTACAGAAAGTTGCAGATGCTATTGCAGCAGACTATAAGGATGAAACACCAATATTTATTGGCGTTTTAAATGGTTCATTTATGTTTGTTTCTGACTTACTGAAAGCTTACGAACACCCTTGTGAGGTTTCATTTGTGAAATTAAGCTCGTATAGTGGGTTAACATCAACAGGTATTGTTGAAACTTTATTAGAGGTTCCTTCCGAATCAATAAAAGGAAGAAGCGTAATTATTATTGAAGATATTATTGATACTGGGCGAACTTTGAAAGAACTGGTGCATTTGTTTTCAAAAACCAATGTACGAGAATTTAAAATTGCGACATTATTTCATAAGCCTTCAGTTTATAATGGAGAATACAATATAGATTATGTGGGAATGGAAATACCAGACAAATTTATTGTAGGGTATGGCCTTGATTATAATGAGCTAGGAAGAAATTTAAAAGAAGTATATCAACTAAACCAAAATACTATGATCAATCTTGTGATTTTCGGAAAACCAGGTGCTGGCAAGGGCACGCAGGCAGAGTTTTTAAAGTCAGAATATAATCTGAAACATATTTCTACAGGTGATGTTTTTCGATACAATATAAAAAATGGGACTGAACTAGGTATTTTAGCAAAATCTTACATTGATAAAGGAGATTTAGTACCAGATGAGGTTACTATAAAAATGTTGGAAGATGAGGTTGAAAAGAATGCAGATGCAAGTGGGTTTATATTTGATGGTTTTCCAAGAACTACCGCACAAGCAGAAGCATTAGATGCTTTTTTAGATTCTAAAGATATGCAAGTAAATGCAACAGTTGCTTTAGAAGCTAACGATGAAATTTTAATACAACGATTACTAGAAAGAGGTAAAGTAAGCGGAAGATCAGATGATCAAGACGAAGCTAAAATCCGTAATCGTTTTGAAGAATATAACGAGAAAACAGCGCCATTAAAATCATATTACGAAGGGAAAAATAAATTCTATAGCGTAAATGGTATTGGTGAAATTGCAGAAATTACAAATCGCTTAAAAGCGGTTATTGACAAGCTTTAA
- a CDS encoding 5-(carboxyamino)imidazole ribonucleotide synthase, which translates to MSNQNTKNYFSSDFKLGILGGGQLGKMLLYETRKFDIHTKVLEKANDAPSKIACDEFIIGDLMNFDDVYNFGKKVDVLTIEIENVNLDALEKLETEGLKVYPPTKTLRTIQNKARQKLFYVDHNIPTAPFNRFAYTSEIKDSIENGGLQFPFVWKAAQFGYDGQGVKVVRTIADLEGLPNGECIAEEMIPFKNELAVIVVRNPNGDVVTYPVVEMEFHPEANQVEYVICPARIDAKVAQKATEIALQVSKKMNHIGILAVEMFQTEDDQIIINEVAPRPHNSGHYSIEASYTNQFEQHIRAILNLPLGSTESKVAGIMVNLVGAEGYTGDVVYENMENILKLEGVTPHIYGKKQTRPFRKMGHVTIVNKDISVARSIAQQVKETIKVISK; encoded by the coding sequence ATGTCCAATCAAAACACAAAAAATTACTTTTCTTCAGATTTTAAACTCGGAATATTAGGCGGCGGACAATTAGGAAAAATGCTTTTATATGAAACTCGCAAGTTTGATATACATACTAAAGTATTAGAAAAAGCTAATGATGCCCCTAGTAAAATTGCTTGCGATGAATTTATCATTGGTGATTTAATGAATTTTGATGATGTTTATAATTTCGGAAAAAAGGTTGATGTTTTAACGATTGAAATAGAAAATGTAAACCTTGATGCTTTAGAAAAGTTAGAAACCGAAGGTTTAAAAGTATACCCTCCGACAAAAACATTAAGAACAATACAGAATAAAGCAAGGCAAAAATTGTTTTATGTTGATCATAATATTCCTACGGCCCCTTTTAACCGTTTTGCTTATACCAGCGAAATTAAAGACAGTATTGAAAACGGAGGCCTACAATTCCCTTTTGTTTGGAAAGCGGCACAATTTGGTTATGATGGCCAAGGTGTAAAAGTGGTACGTACAATTGCAGATTTAGAGGGTTTACCTAATGGTGAATGTATTGCTGAAGAAATGATACCTTTTAAAAACGAATTGGCTGTTATTGTTGTACGCAACCCTAATGGCGATGTAGTTACTTACCCTGTTGTTGAAATGGAGTTTCATCCTGAAGCAAACCAAGTAGAATATGTTATTTGCCCTGCGCGAATTGATGCCAAAGTAGCGCAAAAAGCAACAGAAATTGCGCTTCAAGTATCAAAAAAAATGAACCACATCGGTATTTTAGCGGTCGAGATGTTTCAAACTGAAGATGACCAAATTATAATTAACGAAGTGGCACCAAGACCTCACAATAGCGGCCATTATAGTATAGAGGCGAGTTACACCAACCAGTTTGAGCAACACATCAGAGCCATTCTAAACCTTCCATTAGGCAGTACCGAAAGTAAAGTTGCAGGTATTATGGTAAATCTTGTAGGTGCCGAAGGCTATACAGGTGATGTTGTGTATGAGAATATGGAAAATATTTTAAAATTAGAAGGTGTTACACCGCATATATACGGCAAAAAACAAACCAGACCGTTTCGTAAAATGGGACACGTAACTATTGTAAATAAAGATATTTCAGTTGCTCGTAGCATTGCACAGCAAGTAAAAGAAACCATTAAAGTTATTAGCAAGTAA
- the purE gene encoding 5-(carboxyamino)imidazole ribonucleotide mutase, with amino-acid sequence MSKVAVVMGSTSDMPVMQEAIDILKGFDIEVDVDIVSAHRTPEKLFDFSKNAHLNGYSVVIAGAGGAAHLPGMVASMSPLPVIGVPVKSSNSIDGWDSVLSILQMPGGVPVATVALNGAKNAGILAAQIIGASDKCVLDKIILYKEGLKAKVIEGAKSINKK; translated from the coding sequence ATGAGTAAAGTAGCCGTAGTAATGGGTAGCACAAGCGACATGCCTGTAATGCAAGAAGCCATAGATATTTTAAAAGGTTTTGATATTGAGGTTGATGTAGATATTGTATCTGCACACCGTACTCCTGAAAAATTATTTGATTTTAGTAAAAATGCACATCTTAATGGTTACTCAGTAGTTATTGCTGGTGCAGGTGGCGCAGCACATTTACCAGGTATGGTAGCTTCAATGTCGCCATTACCAGTAATTGGTGTACCTGTAAAAAGTAGCAACTCCATTGATGGTTGGGATTCTGTTCTTTCTATTCTACAAATGCCTGGTGGTGTTCCTGTAGCTACCGTTGCCTTAAACGGAGCTAAAAATGCAGGTATCTTGGCTGCTCAAATTATTGGTGCTTCTGATAAGTGTGTTTTAGATAAAATAATACTTTATAAAGAAGGCTTAAAGGCTAAAGTTATTGAAGGTGCAAAATCTATCAATAAAAAATAA
- a CDS encoding M3 family metallopeptidase, with translation MNPLLTSFDTAPFSTIKNEHFMPAFTKAIADARAEIDAIATSIEAPTFKNTISALDYAGQHLDRISSVFFNLNSAETNEEIQKIAQEISPLLSEFGNDITLNEDLFKRVKAVYDQKNDLDLSTEEHTLLDKKYKGFSRNGANLTENKKIRLREIDAALSKLKLKFGENVLAETNKYQLHLTNEADLDGLPDGEKEAAAQLAKAKELEGWLITLDYPSYIPFMKYATNRALRKELSIAFGSKGFNNDALDNQENVLQIANLRHERANLLGYATHAHFVLEERMAETPEKVHDFLNELLEKAKPAAQKEFRQLEDFAKKLDGIDQLEKWDSSFYSEKLKQKLFDLDDEKLKPYFKLENVIAGVFKVAEKLFGLQFEEVFDIDTYHDDVKTYRIYDDNKALVSLFYADFHPRAGKRGGAWMTSYKSQYVENGVNVRPHVSNVCNFTKPTASKPSLLTFNEVTTLFHEFGHGLHGMLADTIYPGLSGTSVYWDFVELPSQVLENWCYEKEALELFATHYETGELIPMELVQKIKNSATFQEGMQTLRQLSFGLLDMSWHGADPSNITNVKEQEEKAFEGTNLYPDTPETCMSTSFSHIFQGGYSSGYYSYKWAEVLDADAFAYFKEKGIFNKEVAAKFKDHVLSKGGTENPMELYKKFRGSEPKIEPLLERAGLL, from the coding sequence ATGAATCCACTTTTAACTTCTTTCGATACAGCACCTTTTTCTACCATTAAAAACGAGCATTTTATGCCTGCTTTTACAAAAGCAATTGCAGATGCTAGAGCAGAAATTGATGCTATAGCAACTAGTATAGAGGCTCCTACTTTTAAAAATACAATTTCTGCATTAGATTATGCTGGCCAACATTTAGATAGAATTTCAAGTGTGTTTTTTAATTTAAATTCTGCCGAAACTAATGAAGAAATTCAGAAAATAGCACAAGAAATTTCTCCACTATTATCTGAGTTCGGTAACGATATTACATTAAATGAAGATTTATTTAAAAGAGTAAAAGCCGTTTATGATCAAAAAAATGATTTAGATTTAAGTACTGAAGAACATACACTTTTAGATAAAAAATATAAAGGTTTTAGCCGCAATGGTGCCAACCTTACTGAAAACAAAAAAATACGCCTTAGAGAAATTGATGCTGCACTTTCTAAACTGAAACTAAAGTTTGGCGAAAATGTATTAGCTGAAACTAATAAATATCAACTGCATTTAACAAACGAAGCCGATTTAGATGGTTTGCCTGATGGTGAAAAAGAAGCTGCTGCACAATTGGCAAAAGCTAAAGAGTTAGAAGGTTGGTTAATTACATTAGACTACCCTAGCTATATTCCGTTTATGAAATATGCTACCAACAGAGCACTTCGTAAAGAGTTATCTATTGCTTTTGGTAGCAAAGGTTTTAATAATGATGCCTTAGATAATCAAGAAAATGTACTGCAAATTGCAAATTTACGCCATGAGCGTGCTAACCTTTTAGGCTATGCTACTCATGCACATTTTGTTTTAGAAGAACGTATGGCTGAAACGCCTGAAAAAGTACATGACTTTTTAAATGAATTGTTAGAGAAAGCAAAACCTGCTGCTCAAAAAGAATTTAGACAGTTAGAAGATTTTGCAAAAAAATTAGACGGAATCGATCAATTAGAAAAATGGGACAGTTCATTTTATTCTGAAAAGCTAAAGCAAAAACTTTTTGATTTAGATGATGAAAAGCTAAAGCCTTATTTTAAACTAGAAAATGTAATTGCAGGTGTTTTTAAAGTTGCTGAAAAATTATTCGGTTTACAGTTCGAAGAGGTTTTTGATATAGATACGTACCATGATGATGTAAAAACATACCGTATTTATGATGATAACAAGGCATTAGTTTCTTTATTCTATGCCGATTTTCACCCTAGAGCAGGCAAACGTGGTGGCGCATGGATGACTTCGTATAAATCGCAATATGTAGAAAATGGTGTAAACGTACGCCCTCACGTATCAAACGTATGTAATTTTACTAAACCTACAGCCAGCAAACCTTCTTTACTTACTTTTAATGAGGTTACTACTTTATTTCATGAATTCGGACACGGATTGCACGGTATGCTAGCAGATACAATTTACCCTGGTTTATCGGGCACTTCTGTTTATTGGGATTTTGTAGAATTACCAAGTCAGGTGTTAGAAAACTGGTGTTACGAAAAAGAGGCTTTGGAACTTTTTGCTACCCATTATGAAACTGGCGAATTGATACCGATGGAATTGGTACAAAAAATTAAAAACTCTGCTACTTTTCAAGAAGGCATGCAAACCCTACGCCAATTAAGTTTTGGTTTGTTAGACATGTCTTGGCATGGCGCAGACCCATCTAACATTACAAATGTAAAAGAGCAAGAAGAAAAAGCTTTTGAAGGTACCAACTTATACCCTGATACACCTGAAACTTGTATGAGCACCTCATTTTCACATATTTTTCAAGGTGGTTACTCATCTGGCTATTACAGCTATAAATGGGCAGAAGTTTTAGATGCTGATGCATTTGCGTACTTTAAAGAAAAAGGTATTTTCAATAAAGAAGTAGCTGCAAAATTTAAAGACCATGTACTCTCAAAAGGTGGTACTGAAAACCCAATGGAATTATATAAAAAATTCAGAGGTTCTGAACCTAAAATCGAACCTTTATTAGAACGTGCAGGTCTATTATAA
- a CDS encoding GNAT family N-acetyltransferase, whose amino-acid sequence MNLETFFSSELILENESILIRPLSINDIDKIESISYNKELGEFGARVKNRNDLLDYFDFCLNSKKDKEIYPLLITSKENNNPIGITMFGNISFPSKRLEIGWTWIGYKFQGTGINAVCKGLLLDYCFDVLKLRRVEFKIDINNVKSQKAIEKIGAFKEGLLRNYNIQSYGDSKGTFIYSILKEEWKKP is encoded by the coding sequence ATGAACTTAGAAACATTTTTCTCATCTGAATTGATTCTTGAAAACGAGTCAATTTTAATACGCCCTTTATCAATTAATGATATTGACAAAATAGAATCTATAAGCTATAACAAGGAACTAGGAGAGTTTGGTGCAAGGGTAAAAAACAGAAATGACTTATTGGATTACTTTGACTTTTGTCTAAATTCAAAAAAAGACAAAGAAATATATCCGCTATTAATTACAAGTAAAGAAAATAATAATCCAATCGGAATCACAATGTTTGGAAATATTAGTTTCCCCAGTAAAAGATTAGAAATAGGCTGGACATGGATTGGTTATAAATTTCAAGGAACGGGCATTAATGCGGTTTGTAAAGGACTTTTATTAGATTATTGCTTTGACGTTTTAAAACTTAGAAGGGTTGAGTTTAAGATTGACATAAATAATGTAAAATCTCAAAAGGCAATCGAAAAGATTGGAGCTTTCAAAGAGGGTCTATTGAGAAATTACAACATCCAATCATATGGAGATAGTAAAGGAACTTTTATATATAGCATTCTTAAGGAAGAATGGAAAAAGCCATAA
- a CDS encoding serine hydrolase — MEKAISKNIKTMKSKISIHTAIALLLFLTNSFGQTKEIEINLFLDNLKPSNFSGTILVANNDTIIEKRAFGLASIEYGIPNKVDTKFNIASITKMITAVATLQLYENGKVELKRPIGEYLPNYPNKLVRDSVTIHQLLTHTSGNNNFYVGNFLQEEKSKYKNISDFVPLFVNDTLLSRPGTKYDYSASGFVILGLIIEKVSGQNYYDYVKENIFRTAGMMNTTELEIDSVVPNKASGYTTFFGGSNIPKRNEYYLSKASPAGFHYSTVEDLFKFSKALRNGILLKKSTAELMFEPKVKGYNTNLGYGIDIDLRYNQTIQGHSGGWYGVRAELMDFMKDKYTVVILSNIDDNGKTGASHVADFFKELIAEK, encoded by the coding sequence ATGGAAAAAGCCATAAGCAAAAATATAAAAACGATGAAATCCAAAATATCAATCCACACAGCGATAGCGCTTCTGCTATTTCTAACTAATTCTTTTGGACAAACAAAAGAGATCGAAATCAATTTATTTTTGGACAACTTAAAGCCAAGCAATTTTTCAGGAACAATTTTGGTTGCAAATAATGATACGATAATTGAGAAGAGAGCTTTTGGTCTTGCCAGTATAGAATATGGAATCCCCAACAAAGTTGATACAAAGTTTAACATTGCCTCGATTACCAAAATGATTACAGCAGTCGCAACCTTGCAACTTTACGAAAATGGCAAAGTCGAACTTAAAAGACCTATTGGAGAATATTTACCCAATTATCCAAACAAACTTGTGAGGGATTCGGTAACAATCCATCAGCTACTGACGCACACATCGGGTAACAATAATTTTTATGTGGGCAACTTCTTGCAAGAGGAAAAATCGAAATACAAGAATATATCGGATTTTGTTCCCTTGTTCGTTAATGACACTTTATTGTCCCGTCCAGGCACAAAATACGATTATAGTGCATCTGGTTTTGTGATTCTAGGTCTTATTATCGAGAAAGTAAGCGGACAAAATTATTATGATTATGTAAAGGAAAACATCTTTAGAACCGCAGGAATGATGAACACGACCGAATTGGAAATCGATTCGGTCGTACCAAACAAAGCTAGTGGATATACTACTTTTTTTGGAGGAAGCAACATTCCAAAAAGAAACGAATATTATCTTTCAAAAGCATCGCCCGCAGGATTCCATTATTCAACTGTTGAAGATTTGTTTAAATTCTCGAAAGCATTGAGAAACGGAATATTGCTAAAAAAATCAACTGCCGAATTAATGTTCGAGCCAAAAGTAAAAGGCTATAACACAAATTTGGGATATGGTATAGACATCGATTTACGTTATAACCAGACTATTCAGGGGCATAGCGGAGGTTGGTATGGTGTTCGAGCGGAACTTATGGATTTTATGAAAGACAAGTATACCGTAGTTATTTTATCTAATATTGACGACAATGGAAAGACAGGTGCTTCTCATGTGGCTGATTTCTTTAAAGAATTGATAGCGGAAAAGTAG
- a CDS encoding transposase, producing the protein MYTKHFKYMYKNDGYVKRYSESFKLKVLAELTKGNHSKRQIALTYGIQSSTINVWIKKYDRKDLMNTRVTVQTDDELSRIKALQKELNQLKDLLIKKDLDKLVTDSYLEVAAENLGYRDVEELKKNLNIKP; encoded by the coding sequence ATGTATACAAAACACTTCAAGTATATGTATAAAAATGATGGATATGTAAAACGCTATAGTGAGAGCTTTAAGCTCAAAGTCTTGGCAGAACTTACCAAAGGAAACCATTCCAAAAGACAAATTGCATTAACTTACGGTATTCAATCCAGTACTATAAACGTATGGATCAAAAAGTATGATCGTAAAGATTTAATGAATACCCGTGTAACCGTGCAAACAGACGATGAACTTTCCCGTATCAAAGCCCTTCAAAAAGAGCTCAATCAACTTAAGGACCTTCTCATTAAAAAGGACCTGGACAAACTGGTGACCGATAGCTATCTCGAGGTAGCGGCCGAGAACCTAGGCTATAGAGATGTTGAAGAATTAAAAAAAAACTTAAACATAAAGCCCTAA
- a CDS encoding IS3 family transposase: MKVAPINRNERLYSICTICNAFDLKRDAYYKFQKRFVIKKQIEQDVIQLVRESRRTLPREGTRKLMRSLKNEFQKYDLKVGRDQLFRILRENRLLVRRKKYSSRTTNSYHRFYKYGNIIKDLKINRPNQVWASDITYIRTIKGFCYLALITDMYSRKIVGYDLSDSLELKGCVRALNKAIYNAKNIDQLIHHSDRGIQYCSNVYTQILKRKKIKISMTEENHCYENALAERVNGILKDEFYLDQTFTSVIHAKKAAKNAIKLYNSKRLHLSLDYKTPNYVHQYAA, translated from the coding sequence ATGAAAGTAGCACCGATAAACCGTAATGAAAGGCTCTATTCAATTTGTACTATCTGTAATGCCTTTGATCTGAAAAGAGATGCCTATTACAAATTCCAAAAACGTTTTGTTATCAAAAAACAGATAGAACAAGATGTAATCCAACTTGTTCGGGAAAGTAGAAGAACACTACCTCGAGAAGGTACCAGAAAACTCATGAGATCATTAAAAAATGAGTTTCAAAAGTACGACCTTAAAGTCGGTAGAGACCAGCTGTTCCGTATCCTAAGAGAAAATCGATTACTCGTTAGAAGAAAAAAATATTCTTCTAGAACCACAAATTCATATCATAGGTTTTATAAGTATGGTAATATTATAAAAGACTTGAAAATCAATAGACCTAATCAAGTCTGGGCTTCCGATATAACCTACATCAGAACCATTAAAGGATTCTGTTACCTAGCATTGATTACAGATATGTACTCACGTAAAATCGTTGGATATGACCTAAGTGATAGCCTAGAACTAAAAGGGTGTGTCAGAGCTTTAAATAAGGCTATTTACAATGCCAAGAATATTGACCAACTTATTCATCACTCGGACAGAGGTATTCAATATTGCAGTAATGTCTATACTCAAATATTGAAAAGAAAGAAAATTAAAATCAGTATGACTGAAGAAAACCATTGCTATGAAAATGCCCTAGCAGAAAGGGTAAACGGTATTCTAAAAGATGAATTCTATCTTGACCAAACCTTTACCAGCGTGATACATGCGAAAAAAGCAGCCAAAAATGCAATCAAATTATACAACTCTAAAAGATTGCATTTATCTTTAGATTATAAAACACCTAATTACGTGCATCAATATGCCGCTTAA
- a CDS encoding response regulator transcription factor — MKILVIEDEPQLLSNIKESLEKEKFLVETATDYHSAIDKVFIYEYDCILLDIMLPNGSGLNILAELKKEGKSENVIIISAKDSLDDKLKGLELGADDYLTKPFHLAELNARVKAVLRRNKLEGKNTIEFTNIILDLTERSFLVNNQIIALNRKEFDILNYFLLNKNRLVTKSALAEHVWGDNSDDADNFDFVYYQIKNLRKKLQLSNAEIEIESIYGIGYKLVAV, encoded by the coding sequence GTGAAAATTTTAGTAATCGAAGACGAACCGCAGTTGCTCAGCAACATTAAAGAATCTCTTGAAAAAGAGAAATTTCTCGTAGAAACCGCTACAGATTATCATAGTGCCATAGACAAGGTTTTCATTTATGAGTACGACTGCATTTTACTTGACATTATGCTCCCTAATGGCAGTGGGCTAAATATTTTAGCAGAATTAAAAAAAGAAGGAAAGAGTGAAAATGTAATAATTATCTCTGCAAAAGATTCGTTAGATGACAAACTTAAAGGACTTGAACTTGGAGCAGACGATTACCTTACCAAACCATTCCACTTAGCTGAGCTTAATGCTAGAGTAAAGGCGGTTTTGCGAAGGAATAAATTAGAAGGTAAAAACACCATTGAATTCACCAATATCATTTTAGATTTAACAGAGCGATCATTCCTTGTGAATAACCAAATAATTGCACTCAATAGAAAAGAGTTTGATATTTTAAATTATTTTTTACTCAATAAAAACCGATTGGTTACAAAATCTGCATTAGCTGAACACGTTTGGGGTGACAACTCTGATGATGCTGACAATTTTGACTTTGTATATTATCAAATTAAAAATTTGAGGAAAAAATTGCAATTATCTAATGCAGAGATAGAAATTGAATCCATTTATGGAATTGGATACAAACTTGTTGCAGTATGA
- a CDS encoding cell wall metabolism sensor histidine kinase WalK codes for MKLLNQSIKYISVSILAIVTVWATAFYFNMLNEIKSSIDEGLENYKRIIIQNAQQDSTILTKNYFDESFFTIRKIDKQQALSIKDKYLDTILNMQDADDEEPEAEPVRMLITAFELNKKYYELKVANSMVEEDDLIKELLYDIIWLYISLIISIVFINNLVLKKIWRPFYDFLNQLKEYRLGKSPMLPEVKTKTKEFTDLQNAVNTLLLHTIETYEQQKQFIGNASHELQTPLAIVTNKLELLIEDGNLQKKQAENIAEIMSIIERLVRLNKSLLLLTKIENKQFLDNQQILLNDIVQKNVSDLEEIATFKKVKIRVNENAKLSIQMDSSLANVIISNVLKNAIFNNVPDGDIFVEIAENIVKISNTSNSEKLDENLIFNRFYKPNNNSKGTGLGLAIVKAISDLYGFQVSYAYNNNVHTFEIAFLAT; via the coding sequence ATGAAACTACTCAACCAATCCATAAAGTATATATCCGTTTCAATTTTAGCAATTGTTACAGTTTGGGCTACAGCATTTTACTTCAACATGCTCAACGAAATAAAAAGTAGCATTGACGAAGGACTTGAAAATTATAAACGAATAATCATTCAGAATGCCCAGCAGGACTCAACCATACTAACCAAAAATTACTTTGACGAAAGTTTTTTCACCATTCGAAAAATTGACAAACAGCAGGCACTTTCAATAAAAGACAAATATCTTGACACCATTCTAAACATGCAAGATGCCGATGACGAAGAACCTGAAGCTGAACCAGTAAGAATGCTCATTACTGCATTTGAACTAAACAAAAAATATTATGAACTGAAAGTTGCCAACTCAATGGTAGAAGAAGACGATTTAATCAAAGAACTTCTTTACGATATTATTTGGTTATACATAAGCTTGATAATTAGCATTGTTTTCATCAACAACCTTGTGTTAAAAAAGATTTGGAGACCTTTTTATGATTTTTTAAATCAATTAAAAGAATACCGTTTGGGAAAAAGCCCGATGCTACCCGAAGTAAAAACCAAAACAAAAGAATTTACCGATTTGCAGAATGCGGTAAATACATTATTACTCCACACTATCGAAACCTACGAACAGCAAAAGCAATTCATAGGAAATGCTTCACACGAATTACAAACACCTTTAGCAATTGTTACCAACAAATTAGAACTACTTATTGAAGATGGAAACCTCCAAAAAAAACAAGCCGAAAATATTGCAGAAATAATGAGCATTATTGAGCGTTTGGTGCGTTTAAACAAATCATTGCTGCTATTAACCAAAATCGAAAACAAACAGTTTTTGGACAATCAACAAATTCTGCTAAATGATATAGTTCAAAAAAATGTTAGTGATTTAGAAGAAATAGCAACATTTAAGAAAGTAAAAATTAGGGTAAATGAAAATGCCAAACTATCCATTCAAATGGATTCCTCTCTTGCCAATGTAATTATTTCAAACGTACTGAAAAATGCAATTTTCAATAATGTTCCTGACGGAGATATATTTGTAGAGATTGCTGAAAATATCGTCAAAATAAGCAATACCAGCAATTCGGAAAAACTTGATGAAAACCTAATTTTCAATCGATTCTACAAACCCAATAATAACTCTAAAGGAACAGGGTTGGGATTAGCCATTGTAAAAGCTATTTCAGATTTATATGGTTTTCAGGTTTCTTATGCTTATAACAACAATGTTCATACTTTCGAAATTGCATTTCTTGCGACCTAA